The Arachidicoccus terrestris genome includes the window TGCTAAACGTCATGGTGGCTAATGCATCTTTTGCTATGCCGTCATTAAAATCAAATTGTATCACTCCTGAATCCTCGAACTGAGATAAGTTCTGGTGATTAAAATCCAGCAGTTCGGCATTTTTGACCATCGGTTTGCCAAATAACCAGTACAGCATATCTATAAAATGCAAAAACTGCGTATACAGACTCCCGCCGTCCAGTTTCAGGTCTCCATGCCAGCTGTCCTTCTGATAATACCTTTCATCTCTGTTCCAGAGGCAATTTATCTGAAGGATATAGATTTTACCCAGGAGTTCTTTTTGCAGCATCTGCTGCAGCCACTGTGATATTTTAGCGTACCGGTTTTGTACGACCGGAAATAAATTAAGCCCTTTGTTTTGGGCTTGTTGCTGATGGGCAAGTAAGGCGTGGCTGCTAAGCACCATCGGCTTCTCTGCGACTACATCTAATCCATGTTCCAGGCAAAGCTTAATTTGTTCGCTATGGAGCCCGTTAGGGGTGGCAATAACCGCTAATTGTGCACAGATATTCGCGGCAAAAAAATCTTCTATAGAAGTAAAAAAAGATGCTGCCTCAGAGAGGTTTTCAGGCCTTGTTACGTGGTGCGGATCCACAAGTGCCGCAAGATCAAAAAAACCTGAAGCCTCAATCACTGCTTTGTGGCGTTTGCCGATATGACCATAACCGATCACTACTACTTTTATTTTTGAGTCACTCACTTTCGTATAGGTATGTTTTGTTTTGGTGCATGAAGAACTGGTGCGCCCTTAAAGCTTTAAAAGGTACTCGCCGTAACCGCTTTTCTTCAATGGCTCAGCAACTTTACGCAATTGTTCCCTGTCAATAAAGCTCATTCTAAAAGCAATTTCTTCAGGACAGCCTATTTTTAGCCCCTGCCTATTCTCAATGACCTGCACAAACTGTGACGCCTCCATCATAGAGTCATGCGTACCGGTATCCAGCCAGGCGGTCCCCCTGCTAAGTACACCCACATTTAAGCATCCCTTTTCCAGATAATAGCGGTTCACATCGGTGATCTCATATTCTCCTCTGGCAGAAGGTTGTATATTTTTAGCGACCTCGACTACGGAGTTATCATAAAAATAGAGTCCTGGAACCGCATAATTAGATTTGGGCTGTCTGGGCTTTTCTTCTATAGAAATCGCCTGATTATGGGCGTCAAATTCTACTACGCCATAGCGTTCAGGGTCACTGACCTGGTAGGCGAATATTACACCGCCTTGCGGATTATTATTTTGCTGTAATAATTTAGCAAGCCCGCTGCCATAAAATATATTGTCTCCCAGGATCAATGCGACTTTATCCGTTCCGATAAAGTCCGCGCCCAAAACAAAAGCCTGCGCCAGTCCATTGGGCTCTGGTTGTATTATATATTCAAAATGACACCCCCATTTAGTGCCGTCGCCCAGTAATCTTATAAACCCCGCCTGATCATCTGCTGTGGTAATGATCAGAATATCCTGAATGCCTGCCATCATGAGTACCGATAGCGGGTAGTAGATCATGGGTTTATCATAGATTGGCATCAGTTGCTTACTGATACCCAGCGTAATCGGATAAAGGCGTGTGCCGGAACCGCCGGCCAGTATGATTCCTTTCATAGGAAATGGATTTGGATTAGGCGTTAAAATAAGGCAGCAGCAGATCTTTTTCAGAGAGGATCATTTTGTCCTTAGGTATTTGCCAGTCAATAGCCAAGGTGGGGTCATCATATCGGATCCCAGCTTCGGAGGCCTTGTGGTAAAAATTATCGCATTTATAACTGAACAAGGCCGTTTCAGTCAGTACGGAGAAGCCATGCGCAAAGCCTCTGGGGATAAATAACTGCAGGTTATTCTCTCCGGACAGTTCAACCCCAAACCACTGCCCATAAGTACCAGAATCTTTTCTCAGATCCACAGCCACATCATATACACTTCCCTCTATCACTCTGACAAGCTTGGCCTGGGCATGGACACCGGTCTGATAATGCAGCCCCCTGACAGTACCATAGGTAGAAAGAGACTGGTTATCCTGTACGAATTCAGCACTGTAACCTGTCAGTTCAGTGAAGGCCTTTTGATTATAGCTTTCAAAGAAGTATCCTCTTTCATCCTTGAATACCCATGGCTGCATCGTAAAGCAACCTTTTAAGTGTGTTTCCTTTATTTCCATAAATAATTATAACGTCAGTGCTTATCTTTCACTGTATTGTTTTTCGTAATATTTTTGGTAATCTCCACTGGTTACACCCCGCAACCACTCGTCATTGGCTAAGTACCAGTCCACGGTTTTAGCCAGGCCTTCTTCGAGCCGCAGGCTCGGTTTCCAGCCCAGGTCCTTTTCCAGCTTGTCTGCATCAATGGCATAACGCAGATCATGTCCGGCTCTGTCCGTCACAAAAGTAATGAGTTTTGCAGAGTTGCCCGGTTCACGACCCAGCCTGTCATCCATGATCTTGCAAAGCAACTCAATCAGGTCGAGATTTGTCCATTCATTATGTCCTCCGATATTATAGGTCGAACCCGGTGCCGCTTTATGATAGATTAGGTCAATGGCCCTTGCATGATCTTCTACAAATAGCCAGTCCCTGACGTTTTCTCCCTTACCGTAGATAGGAACGGGTTTATGATGCTGGATATTATGGATGGCCAGCGGGATGAGTTTTTCCGGAAAATGATGTGATCCGTAATTATTGCTGCAATTGGAAATTACCGTATTGATGCCATAGGTATCGTGATAGGCTCTGACAAAATGGTCGGAGCTCGCCTTGGAGGCGGAATACGGGCTATGCGGATCATAGGCGGTCTGTTCTGTAAACATACCGTTTTTGCCCAGTGCACCATATACCTCATCGGTGGATACATGATAGAACCGGTGGTCGTCATAGTTGCCTTTCCAGGCTGCCCGTGCCGCGTTCAATAAATTGACCGTTCCCACGACATTGGTCATCACAAATTCCAGCGGACTGGAGATAGAGCGGTCTACATGACTTTCTGCGGCCAGGTGGATAATGCCATCGGGCTGCTCTTTTTCAAAGATATCCAGCATCCGCTGGCTATCCGTGATATCCGCTTTGATAAAACGGTAATTGGGCTTGTCCTCAATGTCCTTTAGATTGGCCAGATTGCCGGCATAGGTCAGCTTATCCAGATTAATGATCTGGTAATCGGGATATTCATTGACGAATCTCCGTACGACATGTGATCCTATGAAACCGGCTCCTCCGGTTATAATAAGGGTTTTGTCAGGCATAGATATAAATAAATTGCTATTTCAAACAAATATAGTCCCCTTTGACGTAAAAAAGGCAAATAGAATTGTAAAAAACAAAAAGTTCAAACCGCATGAAGGCAGTTTGAACTTTTACAGAAAGTTATATCATCAAATGCTTACTTATGCATTTTTACCCAGGCAGTTTAAGTCGCCAAAGGCCTCTTCCAGTCTCTTAACAAAAGACTCCTCACCTTTACGTAACCAGACACGTGGATCATAATATTTCTTATTCGGCGCATCCTCACCAGTTGGGTTACCCAGTTGTCCCTGAAGATAGGCTTCGTTTTGTTTGTAGTAACTAAATACACCATCGGCAAACGCCCATTGCATATCAGTATCAAGATTCATTTTTACAACACCATAACCCAACGTTTCGGTGATTTGTGCCTTTTCGGAGCCACTACCGCCGTGGAATACAAAAGATACCGGTTTGGCATTTTTATCAATCCCTAATTTTTCGGCTACATAGACCTGGCTGTTTTTCAGGATCGCCGGCGTCAACTCTACATTACCTGGTTTATAAACGCCGTGTACATTACCGAAAGCGGCAGCGATGGTGAAAAGATCCCCTACTTTGTCTAGTGCCTGATAAGCTTCGTATACTTCTTCCGGTTGTGTATATAATTTGGAGTTGTCAATATGAGAATTATCCACACCGTCTTCTTCTCCACCAGTCACACCCAGTTCAATTTCAAGACACATCCCTAATGGCTGCATTCGTTTAAAGAATTCAACGGAAGTGGCAATATTTTCCTGCAAAGGCTCTTCACTGAGGTCAAGCATATGAGAGCTGAAAAGAGGCTGCCCTTTTTCTTTATTATATTGTTCGCCGGCAGTGATCAGACCGTCTATCCAGGGTAACCATTTTTTTGCCGCATGGTCGGTATGAAGAATCACCGGAACGCCGTAATATTTGGCTACATTATGCACGTGAAGTGCGCCGCTGATGGCGCCGCTGATATTGGCTTGCAGCTGATCATTAGGCATGCCTTTACCGGCAAAAAACTGTGCACCACCATTGCTAAATTGAATGATAACAGGAGAATTCACTTTTGCTGCTGTTTCCAATACAGCATTAATGGTATTTGTACCGGTTACGTTGACTGCAGGAAGGGCGAAGTTACCTGCCTTTGCATCACTGAATAAGGCAGCTACTTCTTCACCATATAAGACGCCTGCTCTGTACTTTGCCATTGTTAAATTTTAATTTTGTTTGAATAATGTTTGAAATCCCGGCAATTTACTGATGTTTTGCCAATTGACCAACCTAACTTGTGTTAGGAGATTGATGCTCAATGGATGACGAAAAATTTACTTACATGCAACCTCTTGGAAACCGGATTGATGTATATTATTAATTCTCATTTGTTTAGATTTTACGAAAATTGGAGGTACTCAGGTTTTGACCCTATTGTTGATTCATAAAATCTGTGTACCTTACTGATCGATTTAGCAAGAACGTATATGTGATGATGGAAGGCTTTAATTTTTCAAAATACGAACCAGAGGAAGGCAAGTCCAAGTTTGAGGAACTGTTGGATTTGTTTATGCAGCTCCTACCTTATACCAACGGAGATGCCGAGGAAACCCTGCGTTGGATGATGGAATTAGATAAACAGTTTCATCTGACAGATGATAAATACGGCATGGGCGATTTTATTCAGGATTTGAAAGATAATGGCTATTTGAAAGAAGATCCTGCGATGGGTACATATGGTCTGACGGCTAAATCTGAACAATCCCTTCGACAAAGAAGCCTGGAGGAGATCTTCAATAAATTGAAAAAGTCCAAGGCAGGAGACCATCCGACCAAAAAGCCAGGTACCGGAGATGAAGTAAACCCGGATATCCGAAGCTATCAATTCGGGGATAAACTTGAGCAAATTGATTTTACGGAGAGCATCCGGACGGCACAGGTCAATCATGGTCTGGAAAGTTTCCGATTACAGGAAAGCGATCTGCAGATCCGTGAAACAGATTATAAAGCACAAACCTCGACTGTATTGATGATTGATATATCGCATTCCATGATCTTATATGGTGAAGACCGGATAACACCTGCCAAGAAAGTCGCTATGGCACTCAGTGAGCTGATTACGACCAAATATCCTAAGGATACCCTGGATATCGTTGTTTTTGGCAATGATGCCTGGACGGTAGAGATAAAGGACCTGCCCTATTTGCAGGTTGGCCCTTATCACACCAATACGGTAGCCGGCATAGAACTGGCAATGGATATACTACGCAGGAGAAAGAATGCGAATAAGAAGATCTTTATGATCACGGATGGTAAACCAACCTGCCTGAAAATAGGTGGGCGGTATTATAAAAACGCATTTGGTCTGGATCGGAAAATTACCAATAGATGTATCAACCTGGCTGTTCAGTGCAAGAAGCTGAAGATTGATATTACGACCTTTATGATCGCGTCAGATCCTTATCTGCAGCAATTTGTGACAGAATTTACAGAAGCCAATCACGGTAAAGCATATTTTGCCAGTTTGGATAATCTCGGAGCTTTTATCTTTAAGGATTTTGAAAGTGGTAAAAGACGCCGTATTTATGATTAAGCTGAGACCTGCATGGCCAGTTGACTGCCTTCATTGAGGTTCAGAAAAAGTTTTCCTTTATCTTTATGGTCAATGGGTAGCCTCAATGTTGTATATGTGCCGTTTAAAATCTTAATGTTATTGCATGTTTTCATTTGCACTAAGAAAAATGGGTTATGGAATCTTCGTCCTGGTGGGTGTGGTGATTGTTGTCTTTTTCCTTTTTCAGGGATTTGGCGACCCTGCCAGACTGGTACTCGGCCAGACCGGTGACAGCGCGACTCTGGCAAATGTTCGCAAGGAGCTGGCGCTTGACCAACCTAAATGGAAGCAGTTTCTATTATATATTAATGATGTATCTCCTGTGGGAATAGCGACTCAGACCGAAATCAAGGAAAAGGGACTCAAAGGTTTTTTTGTCGGTGGAGATGTGAAAGTCGGCATCAAAGTACCTTATCTGAGAAGATCATATCAGAACCGGCGGCCGGTCATGGATATATTAATGGAAGCCCTGCCGGGTACAATGATCCTGGCCTTTTCGGCTATGATTTTTGCCACGGTCATTGGTATTCTGCTGGGGGTATTATCTGCCATTAAACACAATACCTGGATGGATAGTTCGGCGGTTTTCGCCAGTGTGCTGGGCATTTCTGCCCCTTCATTTTTTATGGGAATCGTTATTGCCTATATATTCGGTTTTGTATTGCACCAATATACGGGACTGTTTATGACAGGAAGTTTATTTGATTATGATGTCATTGGCGGTAAGCATTTAGCGCTGCGCAATCTGTGGTTGCCGGCTCTTACATTGGGCATTCGTCCCTTGGCCATTATTACGCAACTCACACGCAGCGCCATGCTGGATGTTCTTGGGAAGGACTATATCAGAACGGCCTACGCTAAGGGGCTGCCTAAGAAAACAGTTATATGGAAGCATGCATTACCCAATGCATTAAACCCGGTGGCCACGGCCATTACGGGTTGGTTTGCTGAATTACTTGCCGGGTCTTTTTTCGTTGAGTTTATTTTTAACTGGAAAGGAATTGGAAAAACGACGGTTGACGCCCTGGAGAACCTGGATTTTCCGGTCGTAATGGGCAGTGTACTGATCACAGCTACTTTTTTTGTAGTGGTGAATATTTTGTCTGACCTTTTATATGCGGCCCTGGATCCGCGGGTCGAGATTCATTAACTCTTGGTTCCATGCGTTTAACGCCTATTTCCTGTTTTACGATGCAGGGATTTGATGTAAAGCAGGCGGTAGCCTGCAATCAGTAAGATCAATACTGTCAGCACACCTATGACCGTACTGGTATCCTTCGCACTTTTTCCTGCCCAGCCCATGAATTCATGTTTATGAAAAAAAGCAAAGATCAATGCGTCCGTTTGTTTAAAGGTATCCCCTTTTTTAACAAGAGAGCCTGAGGTTATGTCAACGAATAAAGTCTTGCTGATGCCTGGCCCGTATGAAACTTGCCAGACCGGTAGTATCTTATCGGAGAAATTATATTGCTCCGTAAAGTGCGTCAGATGCCGAAGCTGTGCAGTGTCGATTCTGTAGGTTTTGGAATCCTTGCCCCCTAAGGCGGAGGCAGCCATTAATGCCGCCATTTGCTTTTCACTGTAGCCTTTTAAGAGCGTATCTTTTACGGTGTAATAATCGCTAAAAGAATGCTCCTTTACCTCTTGTTCAAGCATTAAATCTTTCGTCTTCGTCTGTCGGGCGTATGGTTCAGTTTGCAGCCATAATTGCCCTTTTAACTGAAACAGGCTAATGCCTGCAATGGATCTTGCGTTTGGAAGCTCTGTCAGGGTTGCCGGCAAACTTTCGGGAAGTTCAGCCGTAATGATCATTTCGTTTGTGACGGGCCGTATCTTGAATGGTGATCTGCCGTTTTGCAATGCGTGAATCAGGCCACTGAATGCCCAGGCCAGTAAGAAGAATGCGCCGGTGATGGCGGTTAGACGGTGCAGTCTCCTGGCCTTTATAAGTGGATGCGTTTTGTGGCGTTTGGCTTTTGTGGCGAAGGACAGGTATATGCCCAGGCTGGCAGTGAACAGAGTCAGCAGAAGAATCATAGCGATGATGCCGGCTTTTAGCCTGGGCAGCCTGTCCATCCAGGACCATGTGTGAAACCAGCCAAAAAACCGGTTGAAGGCGGCCCTGTGGCGATCCAGTGCGAAGGCGAAGCGACTGTTATGTGTATCAACATAAATGGCGATCCGATCCGGGCGTAAGAAGGATACTTTGTATACAGGTAAAAGCCGGTTGACATAGGTATACTGATCGGTGTAATCATTGATCAGCTTGATGGATTGAATGGGTATGCCTGGATGTTTTGTTTTTCCCAGCAGAAAATGCCTGGCAAGACTTGCGGCGTATAATTGATCTCCATTCAATAATTCACGCCCGTTTTGTATATTAAAGTACCTGGCTGCTTTTGTGGGTGCCGGCAATATCTGATAATACCAGGAAGTGTCCATGTGTATCAGGTGCACCTGACAGGCCTCGGCGATGGCTGCCTGCTGCAACAGTCTTTTTAAAGGAAAAGCATGCTGAAATACCGCTACCGGTATGTTGATATCAGGACCGGCCTGTGTGGTTATCTGCGGACGGACACTCGTCATTAACGGATGCATGAGCCCACTGACCGCCCAAAGAAAAATTGGGACACCGATACAGGTACTTAAGACACGGTGCATGCGATATAGATTTTTCCTTTTCATTTTAATTCGTTTAAAAGTTATATGCAAGGCCTATGGCCAGTGTAAATGGATTGCCTGGATTATAACTGTATCCATAAGAAGATTTAGTCGCAACATCGGCGTAATACTGGTCCAGCAAATTAAGGGCATGTGCCCAGAGCTCAGTTTTGCCCCACTGATATCCCGCTCTTAGATTGATGACCCGGAATCCTTTATATCTCGTTGTATTGGCATCATCCATATAATAACGACCTACCTGCTGATATTCAAGACTCACATGAAGACCTTTTATAAA containing:
- a CDS encoding PepSY-associated TM helix domain-containing protein, whose translation is MKRKNLYRMHRVLSTCIGVPIFLWAVSGLMHPLMTSVRPQITTQAGPDINIPVAVFQHAFPLKRLLQQAAIAEACQVHLIHMDTSWYYQILPAPTKAARYFNIQNGRELLNGDQLYAASLARHFLLGKTKHPGIPIQSIKLINDYTDQYTYVNRLLPVYKVSFLRPDRIAIYVDTHNSRFAFALDRHRAAFNRFFGWFHTWSWMDRLPRLKAGIIAMILLLTLFTASLGIYLSFATKAKRHKTHPLIKARRLHRLTAITGAFFLLAWAFSGLIHALQNGRSPFKIRPVTNEMIITAELPESLPATLTELPNARSIAGISLFQLKGQLWLQTEPYARQTKTKDLMLEQEVKEHSFSDYYTVKDTLLKGYSEKQMAALMAASALGGKDSKTYRIDTAQLRHLTHFTEQYNFSDKILPVWQVSYGPGISKTLFVDITSGSLVKKGDTFKQTDALIFAFFHKHEFMGWAGKSAKDTSTVIGVLTVLILLIAGYRLLYIKSLHRKTGNRR
- the fbaA gene encoding class II fructose-bisphosphate aldolase, whose amino-acid sequence is MAKYRAGVLYGEEVAALFSDAKAGNFALPAVNVTGTNTINAVLETAAKVNSPVIIQFSNGGAQFFAGKGMPNDQLQANISGAISGALHVHNVAKYYGVPVILHTDHAAKKWLPWIDGLITAGEQYNKEKGQPLFSSHMLDLSEEPLQENIATSVEFFKRMQPLGMCLEIELGVTGGEEDGVDNSHIDNSKLYTQPEEVYEAYQALDKVGDLFTIAAAFGNVHGVYKPGNVELTPAILKNSQVYVAEKLGIDKNAKPVSFVFHGGSGSEKAQITETLGYGVVKMNLDTDMQWAFADGVFSYYKQNEAYLQGQLGNPTGEDAPNKKYYDPRVWLRKGEESFVKRLEEAFGDLNCLGKNA
- the rfbA gene encoding glucose-1-phosphate thymidylyltransferase RfbA, which produces MKGIILAGGSGTRLYPITLGISKQLMPIYDKPMIYYPLSVLMMAGIQDILIITTADDQAGFIRLLGDGTKWGCHFEYIIQPEPNGLAQAFVLGADFIGTDKVALILGDNIFYGSGLAKLLQQNNNPQGGVIFAYQVSDPERYGVVEFDAHNQAISIEEKPRQPKSNYAVPGLYFYDNSVVEVAKNIQPSARGEYEITDVNRYYLEKGCLNVGVLSRGTAWLDTGTHDSMMEASQFVQVIENRQGLKIGCPEEIAFRMSFIDREQLRKVAEPLKKSGYGEYLLKL
- a CDS encoding Gfo/Idh/MocA family protein; this translates as MSDSKIKVVVIGYGHIGKRHKAVIEASGFFDLAALVDPHHVTRPENLSEAASFFTSIEDFFAANICAQLAVIATPNGLHSEQIKLCLEHGLDVVAEKPMVLSSHALLAHQQQAQNKGLNLFPVVQNRYAKISQWLQQMLQKELLGKIYILQINCLWNRDERYYQKDSWHGDLKLDGGSLYTQFLHFIDMLYWLFGKPMVKNAELLDFNHQNLSQFEDSGVIQFDFNDGIAKDALATMTFSTAAWGKNAESTLTIIAEKGSVKIGGQYMEKLLYAIGSGLPGQEDLEVALSEDPYKEKFGAAAGHYKFWEELEKSYKGEAAELPTVQEAAEVISLIEQVYNYRCPN
- the rfbB gene encoding dTDP-glucose 4,6-dehydratase, with protein sequence MPDKTLIITGGAGFIGSHVVRRFVNEYPDYQIINLDKLTYAGNLANLKDIEDKPNYRFIKADITDSQRMLDIFEKEQPDGIIHLAAESHVDRSISSPLEFVMTNVVGTVNLLNAARAAWKGNYDDHRFYHVSTDEVYGALGKNGMFTEQTAYDPHSPYSASKASSDHFVRAYHDTYGINTVISNCSNNYGSHHFPEKLIPLAIHNIQHHKPVPIYGKGENVRDWLFVEDHARAIDLIYHKAAPGSTYNIGGHNEWTNLDLIELLCKIMDDRLGREPGNSAKLITFVTDRAGHDLRYAIDADKLEKDLGWKPSLRLEEGLAKTVDWYLANDEWLRGVTSGDYQKYYEKQYSER
- a CDS encoding ABC transporter permease, with product MFSFALRKMGYGIFVLVGVVIVVFFLFQGFGDPARLVLGQTGDSATLANVRKELALDQPKWKQFLLYINDVSPVGIATQTEIKEKGLKGFFVGGDVKVGIKVPYLRRSYQNRRPVMDILMEALPGTMILAFSAMIFATVIGILLGVLSAIKHNTWMDSSAVFASVLGISAPSFFMGIVIAYIFGFVLHQYTGLFMTGSLFDYDVIGGKHLALRNLWLPALTLGIRPLAIITQLTRSAMLDVLGKDYIRTAYAKGLPKKTVIWKHALPNALNPVATAITGWFAELLAGSFFVEFIFNWKGIGKTTVDALENLDFPVVMGSVLITATFFVVVNILSDLLYAALDPRVEIH
- the rfbC gene encoding dTDP-4-dehydrorhamnose 3,5-epimerase, with protein sequence MEIKETHLKGCFTMQPWVFKDERGYFFESYNQKAFTELTGYSAEFVQDNQSLSTYGTVRGLHYQTGVHAQAKLVRVIEGSVYDVAVDLRKDSGTYGQWFGVELSGENNLQLFIPRGFAHGFSVLTETALFSYKCDNFYHKASEAGIRYDDPTLAIDWQIPKDKMILSEKDLLLPYFNA
- a CDS encoding vWA domain-containing protein; translation: MYLTDRFSKNVYVMMEGFNFSKYEPEEGKSKFEELLDLFMQLLPYTNGDAEETLRWMMELDKQFHLTDDKYGMGDFIQDLKDNGYLKEDPAMGTYGLTAKSEQSLRQRSLEEIFNKLKKSKAGDHPTKKPGTGDEVNPDIRSYQFGDKLEQIDFTESIRTAQVNHGLESFRLQESDLQIRETDYKAQTSTVLMIDISHSMILYGEDRITPAKKVAMALSELITTKYPKDTLDIVVFGNDAWTVEIKDLPYLQVGPYHTNTVAGIELAMDILRRRKNANKKIFMITDGKPTCLKIGGRYYKNAFGLDRKITNRCINLAVQCKKLKIDITTFMIASDPYLQQFVTEFTEANHGKAYFASLDNLGAFIFKDFESGKRRRIYD